One part of the Arabidopsis thaliana chromosome 1 sequence genome encodes these proteins:
- a CDS encoding Son of sevenless protein (unknown protein; BEST Arabidopsis thaliana protein match is: unknown protein (TAIR:AT1G26650.1); Has 216 Blast hits to 215 proteins in 17 species: Archae - 0; Bacteria - 0; Metazoa - 0; Fungi - 0; Plants - 216; Viruses - 0; Other Eukaryotes - 0 (source: NCBI BLink).): MEMGLSGMMNHGGSNSKLRKFEIESSSSSPSSSSDHKFHSMNALEILRETVRILRYNLGAFMLIALLLICPVSAILLPNLLVDQSVVNSLTVRLLLVSKSSGLPLLPFVRNSCQKFSETAVSSAMCFPLFITLSLLSRAAVVYSVDCTYSRKKVVVTKFVVIMQRLWKRLVITYLWICTVIVVCLTSFCVFLVAVCSSFYVLGFSPDFNAYGAILVGLVFSVVFANAIIICNTTIVISILEDVSGPGALVRASDLIKGQTQVGLLIFLGSTIGLTFVEGLFEHRVKSLSYGDGSSRLWEGPLLVVMYSFVVLIDTMMSAVFYFSCRSYSMEAVEALEASGEIVSQDLSLL; encoded by the coding sequence ATGGAAATGGGTTTATCTGGGATGATGAATCATGGAggatcaaattcaaaattacgGAAATTTGAGatagaatcatcatcatcatcaccatcatcatcctctgaTCATAAGTTTCATTCGATGAAtgctcttgagatcttgagaGAAACCGTTAGAATTCTCCGGTATAATCTTGGTGCTTTCATGTTAATCGCTCTTCTTTTGATCTGTCCTGTTTCCGCTATTCTATTACCAAACCTTTTAGTTGATCAATCAGTTGTTAATTCACTTACAGTGAGGCTTCTCTTAGTTTCCAAATCAAGTGGTCTTCCTTTATTGCCTTTTGTTAGAAACTCTTGTCAGAAATTCTCTGAGACAGCTGTTTCTTCTGCAATGTGTTTCCCTTTGTTCATCACTTTGTCACTCTTGTCTAGAGCTGCTGTGGTTTACTCTGTTGATTGCACTTATTCGAGGAAGAAAGTTGTGGTGACTAAGTTTGTGGTGATAATGCAGAGACTATGGAAACGTCTTGTGATCACTTACTTGTGGATTTGTACTGTGATTGTTGTTTGTCTCACTTCCTTCTGCGTGTTTCTCGTCGCGGTTTGTAGCTCTTTCTATGTTCTCGGATTCTCTCCTGATTTTAATGCCTATGGAGCTATCTTAGTTGGTTTGGTGTTCTCAGTAGTGTTTGCAAATGCTATCATTATCTGTAACACCACGATCGTGATCTCGATTCTTGAAGATGTGTCGGGGCCAGGAGCGTTGGTTAGAGCGAGTGATTTGATCAAAGGACAGACTCAGGTTGGTTTGTTGATATTTCTAGGATCAACAATAGGGTTGACGTTTGTGGAAGGATTGTTTGAGCATAGAGTGAAGAGTTTGAGTTATGGAGATGGTTCTTCGAGGTTATGGGAAGGTCCACTACTTGTGGTGATGTATTCATTTGTGGTGCTTATTGATACAATGATGAGTGCAGTGTTCTATTTTAGTTGCCGGTCTTATAGTATGGAAGCTGTTGAAGCTTTGGAAGCTTCTGGAGAGATTGTGTCCCAAGATTTGTCCCTGCTTTAA
- a CDS encoding Transducin/WD40 repeat-like superfamily protein (Transducin/WD40 repeat-like superfamily protein; CONTAINS InterPro DOMAIN/s: WD40 repeat 2 (InterPro:IPR019782), WD40 repeat, conserved site (InterPro:IPR019775), WD40 repeat (InterPro:IPR001680), WD40 repeat-like-containing domain (InterPro:IPR011046), WD40-repeat-containing domain (InterPro:IPR017986), WD40/YVTN repeat-like-containing domain (InterPro:IPR015943), WD40 repeat, subgroup (InterPro:IPR019781); BEST Arabidopsis thaliana protein match is: Transducin/WD40 repeat-like superfamily protein (TAIR:AT3G19590.1); Has 5887 Blast hits to 4402 proteins in 383 species: Archae - 8; Bacteria - 1488; Metazoa - 1614; Fungi - 1420; Plants - 449; Viruses - 0; Other Eukaryotes - 908 (source: NCBI BLink).), whose product MSGDRLEFENPIEDAVSRLRFSPQSNNLLVASWDSYLRLYDVESSSLSLELNSQAALLDCCFENESTSFTSGSDGFIRRYDLNAGTVDTIGRHDDISTSIVYSYEKGEVISTGFDEKIKFWDTRQRESLVFSTDAGGAVGCVTVSGNNLVVCVDASMHIYDLRNLDEAFQSYASQVEVPIRCITSVPYSRGYAVGSVDGRVAVDFPNTSCSSEIKYSFRCHPKSRNGRLDGVCINAIEFSPCGSGTFVTGDNEGYVISWNAKSRRRLNELPRYSNSIASLAFDHTGELLAIASSHTYQDAKEKEEAPQVFIHRL is encoded by the exons ATGAGCGGAGATAGACTTGAATTTGAAAACCCTATAGAGGATGCGGTTTCGAGGCTCAGATTCTCCCCTCAATCAAACAATCTCCTCGTTGCTTCTTGGGATTCT TATCTGAGATTGTATGATGTGGAGAGCTCTTCGCTAAGTCTTGAATTAAACTCTCAAGCTGCTCTTCTTGATTGTTGTTTCGAGAATGAATCAACTTCATTTACCTCTGGTTCTGATGGATTCATCCGAAG GTATGATTTAAACGCTGGAACAGTTGATACAATTGGAAGGCATGATGACATTTCAACATCCATTGTCTACTCTTATGAAAAAG GTGAAGTTATCTCGACTGGGTTTGATGAGAAGATCAAATTCTGGGATACAAGACAAAGAGAAAGTCTTGTGTTTTCGACTGATGCTGGTGGAGCAGTGGGATGTGTCACTGTATCTGGAAACAACTTAGTTGTTTGTGTGGACGCATCGATGCATATATACGATTTACGTAACTTAGATGAAGCTTTTCAATCGTATGCATCCCAAGTGGAGGTGCCAATCAGATGTATCACCTCTGTACCTTATTCCAGAG GATATGCAGTTGGGTCAGTAGACGGACGAGTAGCTGTGGATTTCCCCAATACATCATGCTCCAGTGAGATTAA ATACAGTTTCCGATGCCATCCCAAGAGTAGGAATGGAAGACTTGATGGTGTATGCATAAATGCAATCGAATTCAGTCCATG TGGGTCAGGGACTTTTGTAACAGGTGACAATGAAGGATACGTGATCTCATGGAATGCtaaaagcagaagaagacTCAATGAG ttgCCAAGGTACTCAAATAGCATCGCGTCTTTAGCATTTGACCACACTGGAGAACTCTTGGCCATTGCATCAAGCCACACTTACCAAGATGCTAAAGAGAA GGAAGAAGCTCCTCAAGTGTTCATACACAGGCTTTGA
- a CDS encoding Transducin/WD40 repeat-like superfamily protein (Transducin/WD40 repeat-like superfamily protein; CONTAINS InterPro DOMAIN/s: WD40 repeat 2 (InterPro:IPR019782), WD40 repeat-like-containing domain (InterPro:IPR011046), WD40 repeat, conserved site (InterPro:IPR019775), WD40-repeat-containing domain (InterPro:IPR017986), WD40/YVTN repeat-like-containing domain (InterPro:IPR015943), WD40 repeat (InterPro:IPR001680), WD40 repeat, subgroup (InterPro:IPR019781); BEST Arabidopsis thaliana protein match is: Transducin/WD40 repeat-like superfamily protein (TAIR:AT1G49910.1); Has 35333 Blast hits to 34131 proteins in 2444 species: Archae - 798; Bacteria - 22429; Metazoa - 974; Fungi - 991; Plants - 531; Viruses - 0; Other Eukaryotes - 9610 (source: NCBI BLink).), producing the protein MSGDRLEFENPIEDAVSRLRFSPQSNNLLVASWDSYLRLYDVESSSLSLELNSQAALLDCCFENESTSFTSGSDGFIRRYDLNAGTVDTIGRHDDISTSIVYSYEKGEVISTGFDEKIKFWDTRQRESLVFSTDAGGAVGCVTVSGNNLVVCVDASMHIYDLRNLDEAFQSYASQVEVPIRCITSVPYSRGYAVGSVDGRVAVDFPNTSCSSEIKYSFRCHPKSRNGRLDGVCINAIEFSPWYMSLIHHLMVHMIDHQTNSFLVATVGQGLL; encoded by the exons ATGAGCGGAGATAGACTTGAATTTGAAAACCCTATAGAGGATGCGGTTTCGAGGCTCAGATTCTCCCCTCAATCAAACAATCTCCTCGTTGCTTCTTGGGATTCT TATCTGAGATTGTATGATGTGGAGAGCTCTTCGCTAAGTCTTGAATTAAACTCTCAAGCTGCTCTTCTTGATTGTTGTTTCGAGAATGAATCAACTTCATTTACCTCTGGTTCTGATGGATTCATCCGAAG GTATGATTTAAACGCTGGAACAGTTGATACAATTGGAAGGCATGATGACATTTCAACATCCATTGTCTACTCTTATGAAAAAG GTGAAGTTATCTCGACTGGGTTTGATGAGAAGATCAAATTCTGGGATACAAGACAAAGAGAAAGTCTTGTGTTTTCGACTGATGCTGGTGGAGCAGTGGGATGTGTCACTGTATCTGGAAACAACTTAGTTGTTTGTGTGGACGCATCGATGCATATATACGATTTACGTAACTTAGATGAAGCTTTTCAATCGTATGCATCCCAAGTGGAGGTGCCAATCAGATGTATCACCTCTGTACCTTATTCCAGAG GATATGCAGTTGGGTCAGTAGACGGACGAGTAGCTGTGGATTTCCCCAATACATCATGCTCCAGTGAGATTAA ATACAGTTTCCGATGCCATCCCAAGAGTAGGAATGGAAGACTTGATGGTGTATGCATAAATGCAATCGAATTCAGTCCATGGTATATGTCTCTCATTCACCATCTAATGGTACACATGATTGATCATCAAACTAACTCTTTTCTTGTTGCCACAGTGGGTCAGGGACTTTTGTAA
- a CDS encoding DHHC-type zinc finger family protein (DHHC-type zinc finger family protein; FUNCTIONS IN: zinc ion binding; INVOLVED IN: biological_process unknown; LOCATED IN: endomembrane system; EXPRESSED IN: 22 plant structures; EXPRESSED DURING: 13 growth stages; CONTAINS InterPro DOMAIN/s: Zinc finger, DHHC-type (InterPro:IPR001594); BEST Arabidopsis thaliana protein match is: DHHC-type zinc finger family protein (TAIR:AT4G15080.1); Has 35333 Blast hits to 34131 proteins in 2444 species: Archae - 798; Bacteria - 22429; Metazoa - 974; Fungi - 991; Plants - 531; Viruses - 0; Other Eukaryotes - 9610 (source: NCBI BLink).) yields the protein MRKHGWQLPYHPLQVVAVAVFLALGFAFYVFFAPFVGKKIHQYIAMGIYTPLITCVVGLYIWCAASDPADRGVFRSKKYLKIPENGKFPLAKDIKDGCGSATGGAKSHDGTCVEDTENGSNKKLESSERSSLLRLLCSPCALLCSCCSGKDESSEQMSEDGMFYCSLCEVEVFKYSKHCRVCDKCVDRFDHHCRWLNNCIGKRNYRKFFSLMVSAIFLLIMQWSTGIFVLVLCLLRRNQFNADIALKLGSSFSLIPFVIVVGVCTVLAMLATLPLAQLFFFHILLIKKGISTYDYIVALREQEQELEAGGGQQSPQMSMISSFTGLSSASSFNTFHRGAWCTPPRLFLEDQFDVVPPENASVSSYGKKSVVEERVKKKPQPVKISPWTLARLNAEEVSKAAAEARKKSKIIQPVARRENPFVGLEASSSFGSSGRRMFPTKYEGVNNNGKQRRQSKRIRLPAELPLEPLMNVQTKAAMETSTSSGLAPLQLEARSAFQTSRAMSGSGNVMVTSSPESSLDSHDIHPFRVSSEAEDAAQLNGFSSAVGLMGQQRGQQQQQQLSMMMMPLSRSTSDGYDASGGEDSDQVPSRNIHKSR from the exons ATGAGGAAACATGGATGGCAGCTTCCATACCATCCTCTTCAG GTGGTGGCTGTTGCTGTGTTCTTGGCTTTAGGGTTTGCTTTCTATGTCTTCTTTGCTCCATTTGTTGGGAAGAAGATTCATCAGTACATTGCGATGGGCATTTACACTCCTCTG ATTACGTGTGTGGTTGGACTGTATATATGGTGTGCGGCTTCAGATCCTGCAGACCGTGGAGTTTTCCGGTCTAAGAAGTACCTTAAAATTCCTGAAAATGGGAAATTTCCTCTAGCAAAGGATATAAAAGATGGATGTGGATCAGCTACAGGTGGTGCTAAATCTCATGATGGCACGTGTGTAGAGGATACAGAAAATGGAAGTAACAAGAAATTGGAGTCATCAGAAAGATCTTCTCTCCTGCGTTTGCTCTGCTCTCCTTGTGCATTGCTATGTAGTTGTTGCAGTGGAAAAGATGAATCTTCTGAGCAGATGAGTGAGGATGGGATGTTTTATTGCAGTCTGTGTGAAGTTGAG GTCTTCAAATACAGCAAGCATTGCAGAGTTTGTGACAAATGTGTGGACCGTTTTGATCATCACTGCAGG TGGCTAAACAACTGCATTGGCAAGCGGAATTACCGAAAATTCTTCAGTCTTATGGTATCAgctatttttttg CTCATTATGCAATGGTCAACTGGGATTTTTGTGCTGGTATTATGTTTACTCCGAAGAAACCAATTTAATGCAGACATTGCCCTGAAGTTGGGAAGCAGCTTCTCGCTAATTCCATTTGTTATAGTTGTT GGTGTCTGTACAGTATTAGCAATGCTGGCAACGTTACCACTTGctcagcttttcttcttccacattctTCTCATTAAGAAG GGAATCAGTACATACGACTACATAGTTGCGCTTAGGGAGCAAGAGCAAGAACTAGAAGCTGGAGGCGGTCAACAGAGTCCTCAAATGTCAATGATCAGCTCATTTACTGGACTAAGCAGTGCAAGCTCCTTCAATACATTTCATCGTGGGGCATGGTGCACACCACCACGTTTGTTTCTTGAGGATCAG TTTGACGTAGTCCCTCCAGAGAATGCTTCTGTAAGTTCATATGGGAAGAAGTCTGTTGTAGAGGAACGTGTCAAGAAGAAGCCCCAACCTGTGAAGATTAGTCCTTGGACTCTAGCTCGTCTCAATGCAGAAGAAGTTTCAAAAGCAGCAGCAGAAGCAAGaaagaaatccaaaataatCCAGCCTGTGGCGAGACGGGAAAATCCATTTGTTGGCTTAGAAGCAAGCAGCAGCTTCGGAAGCAGTGGCCGTAGAATGTTCCCAACAAAATATGAAGGTGTTAATAATAACGGGAAGCAGCGAAGGCAATCAAAGCGCATACGGTTACCAGCAGAACTACCTCTAGAACCGCTGATGAATGTTCAGACAAAAGCAGCAATGGAGACATCAACTAGTTCAGGGCTAGCTCCACTTCAGCTAGAAGCAAGAAGCGCGTTTCAGACAAGCCGGGCAATGTCAGGGTCTGGTAATGTTATGGTGACATCTTCACCAGAGAGCAGCTTAGACTCGCATGACATTCACCCGTTTAGAGTTTCGTCTGAAGCAGAGGATGCAGCGCAGCTTAATGGGTTCTCTTCTGCTGTTGGTCTGATGGGTCAACAGAGaggacaacaacaacaacaacaactatcaatgatgatgatgccaTTGTCAAGGTCTACAAGTGATGGCTATGATGCATCTGGTGGAGAAGACAGTGATCAGGTTCCTTCTAGAAACATCCACAAATCAAGATGA
- the MINE1 gene encoding homologue of bacterial MinE 1 (homologue of bacterial MinE 1 (MINE1); CONTAINS InterPro DOMAIN/s: Septum formation topological specificity factor MinE (InterPro:IPR005527); Has 203 Blast hits to 203 proteins in 86 species: Archae - 0; Bacteria - 126; Metazoa - 0; Fungi - 0; Plants - 76; Viruses - 0; Other Eukaryotes - 1 (source: NCBI BLink).): protein MAMSSGTLRISATLVSPYHHHHRNRLSLPSSSSKVDFTGFISNGVNSLETQKCTPGLAISRENTRGQVKVLARNTGDYELSPSPAEQEIESFLYNAINMGFFDRLNLAWKIIFPSHASRRSSNARIAKQRLKMILFSDRCDVSDEAKRKIVNNIIHALSDFVEIESEEKVQLNVSTDGDLGTIYSVTVPVRRVKPEYQDVDEAGTITNVEYKDTRDGSVDVRFDFYVPE, encoded by the exons ATGGCGATGTCTTCTGGAACTCTCAGGATCTCTGCGACCTTAGTATctccttatcatcatcaccaccgtAATCGCCTCTcattaccttcttcttcttccaag GTTGATTTCACGGGATTCATAAGCAATGGCGTAAACAGTTTGGAAACTCAGAAATGTACTCCTGGACTGGCGATCAGCCGCGAAAACACACGAGGTCAGGTGAAGGTTCTTGCAAGGAACACCGGAGACTATGAACTATCACCAAGCCCAGCAGAGCAAGAGATAGAGAGCTTTCTCTATAATGCCATCAACATGGGTTTCTTTGACAGGTTAAACTTGGCTTGGAAGATAATATTCCCATCTCACgcatcaagaagaagctccaACGCAAGAATTGCAAAGCAGCGGCTCAAGATGATCCTCTTCTCCGACAGGTGTGATGTTAGTGACGAAGCTAAAAGGAAAATCGTCAACAACATTATCCATGCACTGTCGGATTTCGTAGAGATAGAATCAGAGGAAAAAGTTCAGCTAAATGTTTCCACGGACGGTGACCTTGGGACCATTTACTCGGTCACGGTGCCTGTTAGAAGGGTGAAACCAGAGTACCAAGACGTGGACGAGGCTGGAACCATAACCAACGTGGAATACAAAGATACCCGTGATGGTTCTGTCGATGTCAGGTTCGATTTTTATGTTCCAGAGTGA
- the ELF5A-3 gene encoding eukaryotic elongation factor 5A-3 (eukaryotic elongation factor 5A-3 (ELF5A-3); FUNCTIONS IN: ribosome binding, RNA binding, translation elongation factor activity, translation initiation factor activity; INVOLVED IN: translational initiation, translational frameshifting, positive regulation of translational termination, peptidyl-lysine modification to hypusine, positive regulation of translational elongation; LOCATED IN: cellular_component unknown; EXPRESSED IN: 24 plant structures; EXPRESSED DURING: 15 growth stages; CONTAINS InterPro DOMAIN/s: Nucleic acid-binding, OB-fold (InterPro:IPR012340), Translation elongation factor, IF5A, hypusine site (InterPro:IPR019769), Translation protein SH3-like, subgroup (InterPro:IPR014722), Translation elongation factor, IF5A (InterPro:IPR001884), Translation elongation factor, IF5A C-terminal (InterPro:IPR020189), Translation protein SH3-like (InterPro:IPR008991), Nucleic acid-binding, OB-fold-like (InterPro:IPR016027), KOW (InterPro:IPR005824); BEST Arabidopsis thaliana protein match is: eukaryotic elongation factor 5A-1 (TAIR:AT1G13950.1); Has 1331 Blast hits to 1330 proteins in 408 species: Archae - 255; Bacteria - 0; Metazoa - 363; Fungi - 252; Plants - 260; Viruses - 0; Other Eukaryotes - 201 (source: NCBI BLink).), translated as MSDDEHHFESSDAGASKTYPQQAGNIRKGGHIVIKGRPCKVVEVSTSKTGKHGHAKCHFVAIDIFTSKKLEDIVPSSHNCDVPHVNRVDYQLIDISEDGFVSLLTDNGSTKDDLKLPTDEALLTQLKNGFEEGKDIVVSVMSAMGEEQMCALKEVGPK; from the exons ATGTCAGACGACGAGCATCACTTCGAATCCAGCGACGCCGGAGCTTCTAAGACTTATCCTCAACAAGCCGGTAACATTCGTAAAGGTGGTCACATCGTCATCAAGGGACGTCCCTGCAAG GTGGTTGAGGTATCGACTTCGAAGACTGGGAAGCATGGTCACGCCAAGTGTCACTTTGTTGCCATTGATATCTTTACTTCTAAGAAGCTTGAAGATATCGTTCCTTCTTCCCACAATTGTGAT GTTCCACATGTGAATCGTGTTGATTATCAGTTGATTGATATCTCTGAAGATGGCTTT GTTAGTCTTCTTACTGATAATGGTAGCACTAAGGATGATCTGAAGCTGCCAACAGATGAAGCTTTACTCACACAGCTCAAGAATGGATTTGAGGAGGGTAAGGATATTGTTGTGTCTGTCATGTCTGCAATGGGAGAGGAGCAGATGTGTGCTCTCAAGGAAGTTGGTCccaagtaa